The following are encoded together in the Apodemus sylvaticus chromosome 11, mApoSyl1.1, whole genome shotgun sequence genome:
- the Csn2 gene encoding beta-casein, producing the protein MKVFILSCLVALALASEKGVSSETDSVSSEESVGHLNEKLQYVNLMGQLQAEDVLQATKAHPSIQSQSQGFPSTQTISCNPIPQNIQPIAQPPVVPSFGPAISPELESFLKAKATTFPKHKQMPFLNSETVLSLFNSQIPSLTGLANLHLPQSLVQLLAQIVQAFPQSPVVSSHSQLSLPQSKVLYLLQQVAPFLQQDMSVQDFVQSLEFLLNPTGPFPATQQLHSVSV; encoded by the exons ATGAAGGTCTTCATCCTCTCCTGCCTTGTGGCACTTGCTCTTGCAAGCGAG AAGGGTGTGTCCTCTGAG acTGATAGTGTTTCCAGTGAG GAATCTGTTGGACATCTCAATGAG AAACTTCAGTACGTGAATCTCATGGGACAGCTGCAGGCAGAG GATGTGCTCCAGGCTACTAAAGCTCACCCCAGCATCCAGTCACAATCCCAGGGCTTTCCATCCACCCAGACCATCTCTTGCAATCCCATCCCACAAAACATCCAGCCTATTGCTCAACCCCCTGTGGTGCCATCTTTTGGGCCTGCCATTTCTCCTGAACTGGAATCCTTCCTTAAAGCTAAAGCCACCACCTTTCCCAAGCACAAGCAGATGCCCTTCCTTAACTCTGAAACTGTGCTCAGCCTCTTTAACTCTCAAATCCCCAGCCTTACTGGTCTTGCCAATCTGCACCTTCCTCAGTCTCTGGTCCAGCTCCTGGCACAGATTGTGCAGGCTTTTCCTCAGTCTCCCGTGGTTTCTTCTCACTCCCAGCTGTCTCTTCCTCAGTCCAAAGTTCTGTACCTTCTTCAGCAAGTAGCACCCTTCCTTCAACAAGATATGTCCGTCCAAGACTTTGTGCAGTCCCTAGAATTTCTGCTTAACCCCACCGGTCCATTCCCTGCCACTCAACAACTTCATTCCGTTTCT GTCTAA